From the genome of Thermodesulfovibrionales bacterium, one region includes:
- the rfbC gene encoding dTDP-4-dehydrorhamnose 3,5-epimerase, whose protein sequence is MIFTETRLRGAYVIDPEPLSDDRGFFARTWCQKEFQAHGLNTNVAQCNISYNAKKGTLRGMHYQTAPFEEAKLVRCTGGAIFDVIIDLRPHSATFREWISVELDAGNRRMFYIPEGFAHGFITLTDNAEVFYQMSQCYSAGHARGVRWNDPVFGIQWPAEASVISEKDRQFPDFMP, encoded by the coding sequence GTGATTTTCACGGAGACGAGACTGAGGGGCGCATACGTTATCGATCCCGAGCCGTTAAGCGATGACCGGGGCTTCTTTGCCAGGACATGGTGTCAAAAAGAATTTCAGGCTCATGGACTCAATACCAATGTGGCCCAATGTAACATTTCGTACAATGCAAAGAAGGGAACACTGAGAGGCATGCATTATCAGACTGCGCCCTTCGAAGAGGCCAAACTGGTCAGATGTACGGGAGGAGCAATATTCGACGTTATTATCGATTTAAGACCGCATTCAGCGACATTCAGGGAATGGATATCGGTGGAACTGGACGCCGGAAACAGAAGAATGTTCTATATCCCCGAGGGTTTTGCCCATGGGTTCATAACGCTCACTGACAATGCAGAGGTCTTTTACCAGATGTCCCAGTGCTATAGCGCAGGCCACGCGCGGGGTGTCAGGTGGAACGATCCCGTTTTCGGAATTCAGTGGCCTGCCGAAGCGTCTGTCATATCTGAGAAAGACAGG
- a CDS encoding sigma-54 dependent transcriptional regulator, which translates to IFKTVDAVKDSDSTVLISGETGTGKELIARALHNSARRREAPFIAVNCGAIPKELMESELFGYEKGAFTGAVSRRIGKFEEAGIGTIFLDEIGELELSLQAKLLRVLQEREIERLGSSRKVKVDFRLISSTNRNLRKEVQEGKFREDLFYRINVIEVKVPPLRERKEDVPLLVSDFFNEACMREKKTLTLSDQAMRMLQNYSWPGNVRQLKNVIERAVVLARGEKVTLKELPEECLFLNRQPVIQNTMKTFKELEMQAVRDALAACKGNKSRAAKMLGISRKAFYKRLNEFPISIE; encoded by the coding sequence ATATTCAAGACTGTCGATGCTGTTAAAGACTCAGACAGCACCGTCCTTATCTCCGGTGAAACGGGCACAGGAAAGGAACTTATTGCAAGGGCCCTTCACAACTCTGCCAGGAGAAGGGAAGCTCCTTTCATTGCGGTCAACTGCGGGGCCATACCAAAAGAACTCATGGAGTCGGAACTCTTTGGGTATGAAAAGGGTGCTTTCACCGGAGCAGTTTCAAGGAGGATCGGGAAATTTGAAGAAGCCGGTATCGGCACAATCTTCCTGGATGAGATCGGCGAACTGGAACTCTCGCTGCAGGCAAAACTTCTCCGTGTCCTTCAGGAAAGGGAAATCGAGAGGCTTGGCAGCAGCAGGAAAGTCAAGGTCGATTTCAGACTCATCTCATCTACGAACCGGAACTTACGGAAGGAAGTTCAGGAAGGCAAGTTCAGAGAGGACCTTTTTTACCGGATAAATGTCATAGAAGTGAAAGTGCCTCCTCTGCGGGAAAGAAAAGAAGACGTGCCACTCCTCGTTTCTGATTTCTTCAACGAAGCCTGCATGCGGGAAAAGAAGACGCTTACCCTGTCTGACCAGGCCATGAGAATGCTCCAGAATTACTCCTGGCCCGGCAACGTCAGACAACTCAAGAATGTCATAGAAAGAGCTGTCGTGCTCGCTCGCGGCGAAAAAGTGACTCTCAAGGAACTCCCCGAGGAATGTCTCTTTCTCAACAGACAGCCCGTCATTCAAAATACTATGAAGACCTTCAAAGAGCTTGAGATGCAGGCGGTCAGAGATGCCCTTGCCGCATGCAAAGGGAACAAATCAAGGGCAGCCAAGATGTTGGGCATATCGAGGAAGGCCTTTTACAAGCGCCTTAATGAATTCCCCATCTCCATCGAGTAG
- a CDS encoding NAD(P)/FAD-dependent oxidoreductase, which yields MDADITIIGAGVIGLAIASELSGHNRNVYILEKNTSHGMGISSRNSEVIHAGIYAPPGSLRARLCVEGREMLYETCLKNKIPHRKTGKLIIATSEAETGQIEDLMENALKNGVSSVSFIERSKIGEMEPNIRAVAALSSPDTGIMSAHALMDYYLSTAKTKGAELVCGTKVVEIERIAGGYRVGTVNLQGESFDLLTEMIVNAAGLESDVIAGLAGRTYAHHYCKGDYFSINNVRSGIVRRLIYPVPEKNHVGLGVHLTMDLQGRLKLGPDATYIDRVEDYRVDAAKADRFYDSAVKFLPFLRREDISPDMSGIRPKLQGVGEGFRDFVISEDLPGFVNLVGIESPGLTAAPAIARQVREMLNVNH from the coding sequence ATGGACGCTGATATAACAATCATAGGGGCAGGGGTGATCGGTCTGGCAATAGCCTCAGAGCTGTCCGGTCATAACCGGAACGTATATATCCTGGAAAAGAATACGTCCCATGGCATGGGGATCAGTTCAAGAAACAGTGAGGTGATTCATGCCGGAATATACGCCCCGCCGGGTTCACTGAGGGCACGGTTATGCGTTGAGGGCAGGGAGATGCTCTATGAGACGTGTTTAAAGAACAAGATTCCTCACAGGAAGACCGGCAAACTGATAATCGCAACCTCGGAAGCAGAGACGGGACAGATCGAAGATCTCATGGAGAACGCCCTTAAGAACGGCGTTTCTTCAGTCTCTTTCATTGAACGAAGCAAAATCGGTGAGATGGAACCGAACATCAGGGCCGTCGCAGCCCTCTCTTCTCCTGATACGGGTATCATGAGCGCCCATGCCCTCATGGACTACTACCTCAGCACTGCCAAGACGAAAGGGGCGGAACTGGTCTGCGGGACAAAGGTTGTGGAGATCGAACGAATCGCCGGAGGTTACCGGGTTGGCACGGTAAACTTGCAGGGAGAAAGCTTTGATCTTCTTACTGAGATGATTGTTAATGCCGCGGGACTGGAGTCAGACGTCATTGCCGGACTGGCCGGCAGGACATACGCCCATCACTACTGTAAGGGAGACTATTTCAGTATAAACAATGTGAGAAGCGGGATCGTGCGGAGGCTCATCTACCCTGTTCCCGAGAAGAACCATGTCGGGTTGGGCGTTCACCTGACCATGGACCTCCAGGGGCGGCTGAAACTCGGACCCGACGCAACCTATATCGATAGAGTTGAGGATTACCGGGTCGACGCCGCTAAGGCCGACCGCTTTTACGACTCTGCCGTGAAGTTCCTCCCCTTCCTTCGCAGAGAGGACATCTCTCCTGACATGTCCGGCATCAGACCGAAGTTGCAGGGCGTTGGTGAAGGCTTCCGTGACTTTGTTATCAGTGAGGACCTGCCGGGTTTCGTGAATCTCGTCGGCATAGAATCTCCGGGGCTCACAGCTGCGCCGGCCATAGCCAGGCAGGTCAGGGAGATGCTCAACGTGAACCACTGA
- a CDS encoding SDR family oxidoreductase: MKILITGNMGYIGPSVIQRIRISRPEATLIGLDTGYFANCLTNAQILPECRVDVQHFADVRSMSEDLLRDVYAVVYLAAISNDPMGNTFEEPTYDINYRAAIEVARKAKKAGVKRLVYASSCSMYGFAEDGAKTETSELNPLTAYAKSKTLAEKDLEKIADKDFTVTSLRFSTACGMSERLRLDLVLNDFVAGAVASKKITILSDGTPWRPLINVKDMARAIDWAIVRDSSAGGDFLAINIGSNEWNYQVKDLAAAVAEVIPGIEVSINKDAQPDKRSYRVSFDLFKKLAPDYQPQVGLLTTIKELRDGLEDMGFKDRDFRNSQFMRLKVLTSLRSKNLLTEKLEWTTHCQEA; encoded by the coding sequence ATGAAGATATTAATTACAGGAAACATGGGTTACATCGGTCCATCTGTCATACAACGAATCAGGATTTCGCGTCCCGAGGCTACGTTAATAGGCCTCGACACAGGATATTTTGCGAACTGTCTGACGAACGCACAGATCCTCCCGGAGTGCAGAGTTGACGTGCAGCATTTTGCGGATGTGAGAAGCATGTCTGAGGATCTCCTTCGTGACGTGTATGCCGTCGTCTATCTTGCCGCTATTTCGAATGATCCCATGGGGAACACCTTTGAAGAGCCAACCTATGATATTAATTATCGTGCTGCCATAGAAGTTGCGAGGAAGGCAAAGAAGGCCGGGGTAAAAAGGCTCGTTTATGCTTCCAGCTGCAGCATGTACGGTTTTGCGGAAGACGGCGCAAAGACCGAAACTTCCGAGTTAAATCCGCTTACAGCCTATGCCAAATCAAAAACCCTTGCTGAGAAAGACCTGGAGAAGATTGCCGACAAGGATTTCACGGTGACAAGCCTAAGATTCTCAACAGCCTGCGGGATGAGTGAGAGGCTCAGGCTCGATCTGGTCCTGAATGACTTTGTTGCAGGCGCCGTCGCCTCAAAGAAAATTACGATCCTCAGCGACGGGACCCCCTGGAGACCGTTGATCAACGTAAAAGACATGGCAAGGGCGATAGACTGGGCTATAGTCAGGGATTCGTCTGCCGGAGGAGATTTTCTGGCCATAAATATCGGAAGCAACGAATGGAACTATCAGGTCAAAGATCTGGCTGCGGCCGTAGCTGAGGTTATTCCTGGTATCGAAGTCTCCATCAACAAGGATGCACAACCGGATAAACGGTCCTACAGAGTGAGCTTCGATCTCTTTAAGAAACTGGCGCCTGATTACCAGCCGCAGGTCGGCCTCCTGACCACCATAAAGGAGTTGAGGGACGGTCTGGAAGATATGGGTTTCAAAGACAGGGATTTCCGCAATTCTCAATTTATGAGACTGAAGGTCCTGACATCTCTCAGGAGCAAGAACCTTCTGACAGAAAAACTCGAATGGACCACACACTGCCAGGAAGCCTGA
- a CDS encoding class I SAM-dependent methyltransferase: protein MKSADNVCRFCKTPLHHVFVDLGVSPLANSYLKEEQLRKMEPHYPLCVYVCDRCYLVQLPEVQSPEEIFSDYAYFSSYSESWLRHARDYTGLMVDRFGFDSRSQVIEIASNDGYLLQYFKEKGVPVLGIEPAKNVAKAAQEAGIPTIVKFFGTETARELAAQGTHADLLLGNNVLAHVPDINDFVAGMKIVLKPRGVITMEFPHLMRLIDENQFDTIYHEHYSYLSLLSVEKVFASHGLTLFDVDELPTHGGSLRIYARHAEDESRPVDRKIHDLRKKEASAGLASLDSYQSFNEKVKETKRKVLTFMIEAKRSGKSIAAYGAPAKGNTLLTYCGIRTDFIDFTVDRSPHKQDHYLPGTHIPIYHPDRITDAKPDYLIILPWNLKEEIMDQMSSIREWGGKFVVFIPEVRIL, encoded by the coding sequence ATGAAGAGTGCCGACAATGTATGCCGTTTCTGCAAGACTCCTTTACATCACGTTTTCGTGGATCTGGGGGTATCGCCTCTGGCGAATTCCTATCTGAAAGAGGAACAGCTCCGCAAGATGGAACCCCATTATCCGCTCTGCGTCTATGTCTGTGACAGATGTTATCTCGTTCAACTACCAGAAGTTCAATCTCCGGAAGAGATCTTCAGCGATTATGCATATTTTTCTTCCTATTCCGAGTCATGGCTCAGGCATGCAAGAGACTACACGGGCCTCATGGTCGATCGCTTCGGCTTTGATTCGCGAAGCCAGGTCATTGAGATAGCGAGCAATGACGGGTATCTCCTTCAGTATTTCAAAGAGAAGGGCGTTCCAGTTCTCGGCATCGAACCTGCAAAGAATGTGGCAAAGGCAGCTCAGGAGGCCGGCATCCCGACAATCGTCAAATTCTTCGGAACGGAGACTGCCCGGGAATTAGCCGCTCAGGGAACGCATGCCGACCTTCTCCTCGGCAATAATGTGCTTGCCCATGTGCCTGATATCAATGACTTTGTTGCGGGAATGAAGATTGTGTTAAAGCCGAGAGGCGTTATTACCATGGAATTCCCTCACCTCATGCGTCTCATAGATGAGAACCAGTTCGATACAATCTATCACGAACATTATTCCTATCTGTCACTTCTTTCAGTAGAGAAGGTATTTGCAAGCCATGGGCTTACCCTTTTTGACGTGGATGAACTACCCACGCACGGTGGTTCACTGCGCATCTATGCACGCCACGCTGAGGATGAATCGAGACCGGTTGACCGGAAAATACATGATTTGCGGAAGAAGGAGGCTTCTGCGGGCCTTGCAAGCCTTGACAGTTATCAGTCATTCAATGAGAAGGTGAAGGAAACAAAGAGGAAGGTCCTTACGTTTATGATTGAGGCAAAGAGGAGCGGAAAGTCAATAGCAGCGTACGGCGCTCCGGCTAAGGGAAACACCCTCCTGACTTACTGTGGCATCAGAACTGATTTCATCGATTTTACCGTAGACCGGAGCCCCCACAAACAGGACCATTATCTACCGGGCACTCACATCCCTATCTACCATCCCGACAGAATCACGGATGCGAAGCCTGATTATCTTATAATCCTTCCCTGGAACCTCAAAGAAGAGATCATGGACCAGATGTCTTCCATACGTGAGTGGGGAGGGAAATTCGTCGTCTTCATCCCTGAGGTGAGAATATTGTGA
- the rfbF gene encoding glucose-1-phosphate cytidylyltransferase → MKAVILAGGFGTRLSEETVLRPKPMVEIGGKPILWHIMNIYAASGINEFLIAVGYKAESIKEYFLNFYAINNDITIDLTQGKTIIHDGNQPRWKVHIIDTGLHTQTGGRLKRLKKWLENEEAFMFTYGDGVSDIDIKALLEFHRNHGKIATVSTVRAPSRFGRIAFDGDRINSFYEKPESSEGWINGGYFVLSPKAIDYIEDDQTIWERSPVERLSRDGQLMGYRHYGFWSCMDTLKEKNTLEELWNSGKAPWLVW, encoded by the coding sequence ATGAAGGCGGTCATTCTTGCGGGAGGGTTCGGCACGAGGTTGTCAGAAGAGACAGTCCTCCGTCCCAAGCCAATGGTCGAGATCGGCGGCAAACCGATATTATGGCATATCATGAACATCTATGCTGCCAGCGGCATTAACGAATTTCTCATAGCAGTCGGTTATAAGGCTGAGTCGATAAAGGAATATTTCCTCAATTTCTATGCTATCAACAATGACATCACCATCGACCTGACCCAGGGAAAGACGATTATACACGACGGCAATCAGCCAAGATGGAAGGTCCATATCATCGATACCGGATTGCATACTCAGACCGGAGGGAGGCTTAAGAGACTTAAAAAATGGCTTGAGAATGAGGAGGCCTTTATGTTCACCTATGGAGACGGTGTCAGCGACATAGATATCAAGGCTCTCCTGGAATTTCATCGGAACCATGGGAAGATCGCTACGGTGTCGACAGTTCGAGCTCCTTCACGCTTCGGCAGGATCGCCTTTGACGGCGACCGGATCAATTCCTTTTATGAGAAACCCGAATCATCCGAAGGATGGATCAACGGAGGCTATTTTGTGCTCAGCCCCAAGGCTATCGATTATATCGAAGACGACCAGACAATATGGGAACGGAGCCCTGTGGAGCGGCTTTCCCGTGACGGCCAGCTCATGGGGTACCGGCATTACGGCTTCTGGTCATGCATGGACACGCTGAAGGAAAAGAATACTCTCGAGGAGCTCTGGAACTCGGGGAAGGCTCCCTGGCTCGTCTGGTAG